DNA from Streptococcus parasuis:
GAGGATTTTTGGTATAATAGAAATCAAATCGAGGGAGTAGCTAGCGGATTCATCCGTGATATTGTCGTCAATCCGACTTGTTTCCGGCAATATATTAAATAGCGAGACTTGTTTTAAAAAGACAGGTCTCTTTTTTATTTGTTAGTAAAAAAGGGACCGAGAAGGAGAAGGAAATTGTCAAAAGAACAAAAACGCGATTTGTTTTATACACAGAGCGAAGAGCAAGTATTGTCAAGCATGGGGTCTTCTTTAGACGGTTTGTCTAGTGATGAGGCAAGTAAACGTCTAGCAGACTATGGTCGTAACGAATTGGAAGAGGGTGAAAAGCGTACCCTTCTAGCTAAATTCTTAGATCAGTTCAAAGATTTGATGATTATTATTTTGATTGCCGCAGCCATCTTGACGGTGATTACAGAAGGTTCTCACGGTTTGACGGATGCCATCATCATCTTGGCTGTAGTTATTTTGAACGCTGCTTTTGGTGTTTATCAAGAAGGTCAGGCAGAGGCAGCCATCGAAGCGCTGAAAAACATGTCAAGTCCAGTGGCGCGTGCGCTTCGTGACAACCATGTAGTCGAAGTGGATTCTAAAGACTTAGTACCAGGGGACATCGTTTTGCTTGAAGCAGGTGATGTTGTCCCAGCTGATATGCGTTTGTTGGAAGCTAACTCCCTCAAAATTGAAGAGGCAGCTCTTACAGGTGAATCTGTACCGGTTGATAAAGATTTATCAGCAGTTTTAGCAGAAGATGCACCGATCGGTGACCGAGTTAATATGGCCTACCAAAACTCAAACGTTACCTATGGTCGTGGTTTGGGTGTTGTAACGAATACTGGTATGTATACTGAAGTTGGTCACATCGCCGGAATGCTGGCTAATGCTGATGAAACAGACACACCATTGAAACAAAATCTGAACCAATTGTCCAAGGTATTGACCTATGCTGTTCTTGCAATTGCTGCCATTACAATGGCTGTTTCAGTTTTTGTACGTGGTGAAGGAATCTTGCCAGCCCTTATGACATCTGTTGCCCTTGCGGTTGCAGCCATTCCTGAAGGTTTGCCTGCCATTGTAACAGTTGTCCTTTCACTTGGTACTCAAGTATTGGCTAAACGAAACTCTATCATTCGTAAATTGCCAGCCGTTGAGACTCTTGGTTCAACTGAAATCATTGCATCAGATAAGACTGGTACATTGACTATGAACCAAATGACTGTTGAGAAAGTCTATACAAACGGTCAATTGATTGATGCTAAAGAAGCTTTAGATGCAAGCAATACAACGCTTCGTGTTATGAACTTTGCCAACGATACAAAAGTTGATCCAACTGGTAAATTGATTGGTGACCCAACTGAAACGGCACTTGTTCAATTTGGTTTGGATCAAAACTTTGATGTTCGTGAAGTATTGGTTTCTGAGCCTCGTGTGGCAGAATTACCATTTGACTCAACACGTAAGTTGATGTCAACAGTTCACCAACAAGCTGCAGGTAATTTCTTTGTAGCTGTTAAAGGTGCCCCAGACCAATTGCTCAAACGTGTAACGCAAATTGAAGAAAATGGGACAATTCGTCCGATTACCGATGCGGATAAACAAGCCATTCTTGCTACTAACAAGGACTTGGCTAAGCAAGCACTTCGTGTCTTGATGATGGCATACAAGTATGTTGATGCTATTCCTGAATTGGAATCAGACATTGTTGAAAATGATCTTGTCTTCTCAGGTTTGGTTGGTATGATTGACCCTGAGCGTCCTGAGGCGGCAGAAGCAGTTCGTGTTGCTAAGGAAGCTGGCATCCGTCCAATCATGATTACGGGTGACCACCAAGATACAGCTGAAGCAATTGCGAAACGTCTTGGCATTATTGATCCAAACGACACTGAAGACCATGTATTCACAGGTGCTGAGCTCAATGAGTTGACTGATGAAGAATTCCAAAAAGTCTTCAAACAATATTCAGTTTATGCTCGTGTTTCCCCAGAGCACAAGGTTCGTATCGTTAAGGCTTGGCAAAATGATGGTAAGGTTGTAGCTATGACAGGTGACGGTGTGAATGATGCGCCATCACTTAAGACAGCCGACATCGGTATCGGGATGGGTATCACGGGTACAGAAGTTTCTAAAGGTGCATCTGATATGGTACTTGCGGATGATAACTTTGCGACCATTATCGTTGCGGTGGAAGAAGGACGTAAAGTCTTCTCAAACATCCAAAAAACAATCCAGTATCTCTTGTCAGCTAACACTGCTGAGGTATTGTGTATTTTCCTTGCAACCCTCTTTGGTTGGGATGTACTTGATCCAGTTCATCTTTTATGGATTAACTTGGTAACAGATACACTTCCAGCTATCGCCCTTGGTGTTGAACCAGCTGAACCTGGTGTGATGCAACATAAGCCTCGTGGACGTAACTCAAGTTTCTTCTCAGGCGGTGTTATGAGTTCTATTATTTACCAAGGTATTCTTCAAACTGCATTAGTTTTAGGTGTATATGGTTTTGCGCTACTTTTCCCTGAACATAGCACATATGAAGAAATTCATGCAGATGCGTTGACCATGTCTTACTTGACTCTTGGATTGATTCAATTAGTACATGCATTTAACGTGAAATCGGTATATCAATCAATCTTTACAGTTGGTCCATTTAAGAATAGACTCTTTAACTGGTCAATTGTGGCAGCCTTCTTGCTACTGATGGCAACGATTGTCATTCCAGGATTTAATACATTCTTCCATGTGACACATCTAAGTATGACACAATGGTTAGTAGCAATCATTGGTTCAGGCCTTATGATTGTTATTGTAGAGATTGTTAAATTTGTTCAACGTAAGTTGGGATTGGATGAAAAAGCTATCTAATATAGTTATTCAGCTTATCTTTTATAACTTCGTTAACTCGCCTTGCCGTACTTCAGTACAGCCTGCGACTCGTTGCCTTGTACTAAAAGCAAACTGAAGACTATATCATTTAAAAAAAGCTCAGATTTAGTGGTCTGAGCTTTTTTCTCTACGGATAATGTATTTTGGAAAGATTAGTTGTCCTAACAAAGTAATGGCAAGTGCTAGTACGAGGAGGATGGTTTTGACAAGAGTTGGTAAGTCAAATAGAAAGACAATCGGAAGGATAGCCAGGCTGAAATAGTAGAGAATGAAGTACTTGCTATTCTCTAATATTTGAACCCTATCGCCTTCTTCAACTTGAAGGGCTGACTTTTTATCCCCTCGAACGCTTAGTGTAACAGATGGTTGTGTAATTGGTAAGCTTAGAATTTTACCTTGAGTAACTGTCCCAGCAATTTTTCCATCTACCAGAAGTGGAAGTTTTTGGGAGGATAGTTGTTTGATAGGTTTTGGATAATGAATTATAATTCTCATAAGAACCTCCTCGTAATCTAGTTTTATTATAGCAAAACAGAAAAAAATATGCAAATATATTCTGGAATGGTTATCCTTTCAATGCTTGCTTGAAGAATAAGAAACTGCTATAATTTTGAAGAGGTAGGAGTTTATATGAATTATCTTCAGAATTATATTTTAAGTAAAAGCAGTTATTTGCCATCTGATAAGTTATTCATTCTGCAAAAAGAACTAGAAGATTTAGATGATGAGGCTTTAAACGTTCTTATGATGGTTGAGATGCGTCAACCTCTTGTCGCTCTTATTTTGGCTATTTTCTTCGGTGAGTTTGGTGTCGACCGTTTTTATGTCGGGAATAAAGAATTGGGATTTGCCAAGCTGATTGCTTTTGCAGTATCTTTTGTTACGCTATTTATCTTGATTGGGTTTTTGTTATTTTTGGGACTTTATTTGTGGAAGTTTATTGATTGCTTCTTGATCATGCGAGCATGTAAGGAGGCTAACTTTGAGCGTTTGATGCTACAAATCCATCAATATAAGGCTTTTCAGTATAGCAATCAGACATTTTAATAAGATATTTTTGGAAATAAGGGGAAGCTTGGTAGCGTCTTCCTTTTCTGTT
Protein-coding regions in this window:
- a CDS encoding TM2 domain-containing protein produces the protein MNYLQNYILSKSSYLPSDKLFILQKELEDLDDEALNVLMMVEMRQPLVALILAIFFGEFGVDRFYVGNKELGFAKLIAFAVSFVTLFILIGFLLFLGLYLWKFIDCFLIMRACKEANFERLMLQIHQYKAFQYSNQTF
- a CDS encoding cation-translocating P-type ATPase, which gives rise to MSKEQKRDLFYTQSEEQVLSSMGSSLDGLSSDEASKRLADYGRNELEEGEKRTLLAKFLDQFKDLMIIILIAAAILTVITEGSHGLTDAIIILAVVILNAAFGVYQEGQAEAAIEALKNMSSPVARALRDNHVVEVDSKDLVPGDIVLLEAGDVVPADMRLLEANSLKIEEAALTGESVPVDKDLSAVLAEDAPIGDRVNMAYQNSNVTYGRGLGVVTNTGMYTEVGHIAGMLANADETDTPLKQNLNQLSKVLTYAVLAIAAITMAVSVFVRGEGILPALMTSVALAVAAIPEGLPAIVTVVLSLGTQVLAKRNSIIRKLPAVETLGSTEIIASDKTGTLTMNQMTVEKVYTNGQLIDAKEALDASNTTLRVMNFANDTKVDPTGKLIGDPTETALVQFGLDQNFDVREVLVSEPRVAELPFDSTRKLMSTVHQQAAGNFFVAVKGAPDQLLKRVTQIEENGTIRPITDADKQAILATNKDLAKQALRVLMMAYKYVDAIPELESDIVENDLVFSGLVGMIDPERPEAAEAVRVAKEAGIRPIMITGDHQDTAEAIAKRLGIIDPNDTEDHVFTGAELNELTDEEFQKVFKQYSVYARVSPEHKVRIVKAWQNDGKVVAMTGDGVNDAPSLKTADIGIGMGITGTEVSKGASDMVLADDNFATIIVAVEEGRKVFSNIQKTIQYLLSANTAEVLCIFLATLFGWDVLDPVHLLWINLVTDTLPAIALGVEPAEPGVMQHKPRGRNSSFFSGGVMSSIIYQGILQTALVLGVYGFALLFPEHSTYEEIHADALTMSYLTLGLIQLVHAFNVKSVYQSIFTVGPFKNRLFNWSIVAAFLLLMATIVIPGFNTFFHVTHLSMTQWLVAIIGSGLMIVIVEIVKFVQRKLGLDEKAI